The Gemmatimonas sp. DNA window TTCAGATGGCAGTGCAGCGGTCCTGGCGCCGGGCCCCGCCCTCCGGTCTTTGCGTGTTTCTTCGCTGCGGCGGCGAGGGAGAGCGCGGCGGTCGGTGTCGAGATCGTCGGCGTGAGATTGAACTCGAACACGCCGTCGAGATCGCTGATGCCGAGCGCGCCGAAGACGAGGATCGGAATCCGCACGCCGGCGCGGCGGAGCACGATGCCTTCTTCGATGTCGGCGCAGGCGAGCATCGCCGCCCCCGCCCGCTCGCCACCTCGATCCTGCGATTGATCTGGGACGAGGAGCATATTTCACGCGCCGACATCGCGCGGCGCTTGGAGGTGTCGCGCTCCACCGTCTCGGAGATCATCGACGCGCTGTTGCCGACCCGCCTCGTGGCCGAGGCAGGCGTGGGCGCCTCGAGCGGAGGACGTCGGCCGATCGTGCTCAGGTTCCAGTACGACGCGTTCTCGCTGCTTGGTGTTGACGTCGGTGCGTCGCATGTGTCTGTGGTGCTGACCGACCTGCGTGGTCGCGTGCGTGCCTGGCAGCATCAGGAGTTTCCGGTGCACCGAGACGCTGACGGTACCCGGCAGCTGATCGCGCGGCTCTGTGACGCCTGCCTTGCCATGATCGACGTGGACACCGCACCGTTGCTGGGAATCGGCGTGGCGCTGCCGAGTCCGATGGACCCGCGTCATCCGGAGCGCGTGTCGCGGCTGGCCATGGTGAACTGGGATGGACGGCACGGGCTCGAGTCGCTGAGCGCGCAATACGACGTACCGGTATTGCTGGACAACGACGCGAATCTTGGCGCGCTCGCGGAGCACTGGTGGGGAGCAGCGCGAGGGCTGTCCGACTTCACGTTCATCAAGATCGCCACCGGTATCGGCGCCGGCCACTTCATCGGTGGACGGATCTATCGTGGCGCAGGGGGCGTGGCCGGTGAGATTGGCCACGTCACCATCGACGTGCACGGCCATCCCTGCATCTGCGGGAACCGTGGCTGTCTCACGACGTACGTCGGATCACAGGAACTGGTGACGCGCGCAATGGAGTTGGCTCCGGAGTATCCCTCGAGCGACTTCGCCGCCGGCGAGATCACCACGAGCTCGCTGGAAGCGGCAGCGAAGGCGGGCGATCCGCTCGCGTCGCGCGTCGTGCACGAAGCCGCGGAACACATCGGCGCCGTGATTGCCGGTATGCTGAATCTGCTCAACCCTGCCGCCGTCATTCTTGGTGGCGGATTACCGAAGCTGCGCGAGCAGGTGCTGGTCCCGATTCGCGAGACGGTGTTGCGACGGACGTTCGTGAGTGCCGTCGCGTCGTCGGAAATTCACGTCAGCACGCTCGGAGATCGCGCCATCGCCATCGGCGCCGCGACTCTCTTACTCGATGCGGTTCTGCAGGACCCAAAGTCTCTTCTTCCCACCCAGGCTCCGTCGCCCTAACCCCGCCTGCCATGCGTCGTGTCATTGCCGCTGTCCTCGTCTGCTCTGTCGTCGGCTGTTCGTCCTCCACTGAAGCCCCTGCCCGCACGTTGGTGTGGGAGGACGACTTCAGTGGGCCGGCGGGACAAGTTGCCAACACGGCCAACTGGAAGTTCGACGTGGGTGAGGACTGGGGGAACGCGCAACTCGAGTACGACACCGATCGTGCATCGAACGCGTCACTTGACGGTAGCGGCAACCTCGTCATCACGGCGCGACGCGAACCGTATCGTGGCCGTCAGTACACATCGGCGCGTTTGATCACGCTCGGCAAGCAGTCCTTCAAGTACGGCCGCATCGAGGGGCGCATGAAGCTGCCGCGCGGTCGCGGCATGTGGCCCGCCTTCTGGATGCTCGGTACCGACTTTCCAACGGTCGGCTGGCCGCAGACGGGCGAGATCGACATCATGGAGTATCGCGGCCAGGAGCCGAGTACGGTGATCGGTACGCTGCACGGCCCAGGGTATTCCGGTGGCGCGGCTCGCTCGAAAGCGAAGACGCTCACGCTCGCGCGCCTCGACAACGACTTCCACGTGTACGCCGTGGAGTGGTCG harbors:
- a CDS encoding alanine racemase, which gives rise to MLLVPDQSQDRGGERAGAAMLACADIEEGIVLRRAGVRIPILVFGALGISDLDGVFEFNLTPTISTPTAALSLAAAAKKHAKTGGRGPAPGPLHCHL
- a CDS encoding ROK family transcriptional regulator, translating into MIWDEEHISRADIARRLEVSRSTVSEIIDALLPTRLVAEAGVGASSGGRRPIVLRFQYDAFSLLGVDVGASHVSVVLTDLRGRVRAWQHQEFPVHRDADGTRQLIARLCDACLAMIDVDTAPLLGIGVALPSPMDPRHPERVSRLAMVNWDGRHGLESLSAQYDVPVLLDNDANLGALAEHWWGAARGLSDFTFIKIATGIGAGHFIGGRIYRGAGGVAGEIGHVTIDVHGHPCICGNRGCLTTYVGSQELVTRAMELAPEYPSSDFAAGEITTSSLEAAAKAGDPLASRVVHEAAEHIGAVIAGMLNLLNPAAVILGGGLPKLREQVLVPIRETVLRRTFVSAVASSEIHVSTLGDRAIAIGAATLLLDAVLQDPKSLLPTQAPSP
- a CDS encoding glycoside hydrolase family 16 protein, with the protein product MRRVIAAVLVCSVVGCSSSTEAPARTLVWEDDFSGPAGQVANTANWKFDVGEDWGNAQLEYDTDRASNASLDGSGNLVITARREPYRGRQYTSARLITLGKQSFKYGRIEGRMKLPRGRGMWPAFWMLGTDFPTVGWPQTGEIDIMEYRGQEPSTVIGTLHGPGYSGGAARSKAKTLTLARLDNDFHVYAVEWSPEKIEHFIDGEKYFTSTPADVKGPWVFEKPFFIILNVAVGGNFVGAPDAITTFPQAMVVDWIRVYEVAK